Proteins from a single region of Esox lucius isolate fEsoLuc1 chromosome 13, fEsoLuc1.pri, whole genome shotgun sequence:
- the lix1 gene encoding protein limb expression 1 homolog isoform X1, whose protein sequence is MNQAWDFSFNNMMSYLSLSDYSSGLKDLNIVAMLHNIWEQKQVKQVKRYESQSENSVNGPVSHSEGLLLYESAPSPGPPYICYVTLPGGSCFGNYKVCENQAEARRDAARVALMNTLVNELPSRQITPLFITHSLQEAASESTVFVEDACDPSTSIGAYCVMLQSYTGRTMLEFQEVMTVFQLLHWNGTLKVLRDRQCSRQSVIDYYSQRGLDASMRSSMALDWLGQEWQTPKRLRRELRAAQRDLDKARRHGNELRFYKEKTEILSLALSHTITQQLYTDTHGPNRDSPQPQLHKPPESHIHYNP, encoded by the exons ATGAACCAAGCTTGGGATTTTTCATTCAATAACATGATGTCATACCTGTCTCTAAGTGACTACAGTTCCGGCCTCAAAGACT TGAACATTGTGGCCATGTTGCATAACATTTGGGAGCAGAAACAGGTGAAACAGGTGAAGAGGTACGAAAGCCAATCGGAGAACTCAGTAAATGGCCCTGTCAGCCATTCAGAGGGCTTGTTACTGTATGAGTCAGCCCCTTCACCAGGACCCCCTTATATCTGCTACGTCACACTGCCTGGAGGAAGCTGCTTTGGAAACTATAAG gTGTGTGAGAACCAGGCTGAGGCGAGGAGGGATGCAGCACGTGTTGCTCTGATGAACACACTAGTAAACGAGCTGCCATCTAGACAAATCACTCCTCTGTTCATCACACACAGCCTGCAGGAAGCTGCCTCAGAAAGCACT gtctttGTGGAGGATGCCTGTGATCCCAGCACCAGTATAGGAGCCTATTGTGTCATGCTCCAGTCATATACAGGCAGAACCATGCTGGAGTTCCAG gaGGTTATGACAGTGTTTCAGTTGTTACACTGGAACGGAACACTAAAGGTTCTAAGGGacagacagtgctcccgccaG AGTGTGATTGATTACTACTCTCAGCGAGGGCTGGACGCAAGCATGCGCAGCAGCATGGCTCTGGATTGGCTAGGCCAGGAGTGGCAGACTCCAAAGCGGCTGAGGAGAGAGCTACGAGCAGCACAGAGGGACCTGGACAAAGCTAGACGTCATGGAAATGAACTCCGCTTTTACAAGGAGAAAACAGAGATCCTTAGTCTGGCTCTGAGTCACACCATCACACAGCAActatacacagatacacatggTCCAAACAGAGATTCACCCCAACCACAACTACACAAACCGCCTGAATCACACAtacattataacccttaa
- the lix1 gene encoding protein limb expression 1 homolog isoform X2: MNQAWDFSFNNMMSYLSLSDYSSGLKDLNIVAMLHNIWEQKQVKQVKRYESQSENSVNGPVSHSEGLLLYESAPSPGPPYICYVTLPGGSCFGNYKVCENQAEARRDAARVALMNTLVFVEDACDPSTSIGAYCVMLQSYTGRTMLEFQEVMTVFQLLHWNGTLKVLRDRQCSRQSVIDYYSQRGLDASMRSSMALDWLGQEWQTPKRLRRELRAAQRDLDKARRHGNELRFYKEKTEILSLALSHTITQQLYTDTHGPNRDSPQPQLHKPPESHIHYNP; this comes from the exons ATGAACCAAGCTTGGGATTTTTCATTCAATAACATGATGTCATACCTGTCTCTAAGTGACTACAGTTCCGGCCTCAAAGACT TGAACATTGTGGCCATGTTGCATAACATTTGGGAGCAGAAACAGGTGAAACAGGTGAAGAGGTACGAAAGCCAATCGGAGAACTCAGTAAATGGCCCTGTCAGCCATTCAGAGGGCTTGTTACTGTATGAGTCAGCCCCTTCACCAGGACCCCCTTATATCTGCTACGTCACACTGCCTGGAGGAAGCTGCTTTGGAAACTATAAG gTGTGTGAGAACCAGGCTGAGGCGAGGAGGGATGCAGCACGTGTTGCTCTGATGAACACACTA gtctttGTGGAGGATGCCTGTGATCCCAGCACCAGTATAGGAGCCTATTGTGTCATGCTCCAGTCATATACAGGCAGAACCATGCTGGAGTTCCAG gaGGTTATGACAGTGTTTCAGTTGTTACACTGGAACGGAACACTAAAGGTTCTAAGGGacagacagtgctcccgccaG AGTGTGATTGATTACTACTCTCAGCGAGGGCTGGACGCAAGCATGCGCAGCAGCATGGCTCTGGATTGGCTAGGCCAGGAGTGGCAGACTCCAAAGCGGCTGAGGAGAGAGCTACGAGCAGCACAGAGGGACCTGGACAAAGCTAGACGTCATGGAAATGAACTCCGCTTTTACAAGGAGAAAACAGAGATCCTTAGTCTGGCTCTGAGTCACACCATCACACAGCAActatacacagatacacatggTCCAAACAGAGATTCACCCCAACCACAACTACACAAACCGCCTGAATCACACAtacattataacccttaa